The following proteins are encoded in a genomic region of Drosophila willistoni isolate 14030-0811.24 chromosome 3R, UCI_dwil_1.1, whole genome shotgun sequence:
- the LOC6649599 gene encoding putative defense protein 3, which produces MSMVYGQQQQQQQLQSLPQLAENARVCASATSNIYIKMRNRYLSVFCLMLPLAFYGNICVWAFPDGAPADTCVKQRANQPNHGQARSQPAHTNPFEVVATAQSYHPGQQISVVIYPHGQTNTVFRGFFLQARDANSNEWIGEWEQSENTKTIPECSAITHSDNRDKLGAKLIWKAPQNKRGNVYFTGTVLKEYGTFWSDIVNKLQADSPQ; this is translated from the exons ATGTCTATGGTCTAtggccaacagcagcagcagcagcagctgcagtcGCTGCCGCA ATTGGCAGAGAACGCGCGCGTGTGTGCATCAGCAACTTCGAACATCTACATCAAAATGAGGAATCGATATTTGTCAGTATTTTGTCTAATGCTGCCACTGGCATTCTATGGCAACATCTGTGTTTGGGCCTTTCCGGATGGGGCACCAGCCGATACGTGTGTAAAACAGCGCGCCAATCAGCCAAATCATGGCCAGGCTCGCTCACAGCCTGCACATACTAATCCATTTGAAGTGGTGGCCACTGCTCAGTCCTATCATCCGGGGCAGCAAATCTCGGTGGTCATCTATCCACACGGTCAAACGAATACGGTCTTTAGGGGTTTCTTTCTGCAGGCTCGCGATGCCAATTCGAATGAATGGATTGGTGAGTGGGAGCAAAGTGAGAATACAAAAACCATACCAGAATGCTCGGCCATAACGCATTCGGATAATCGGGATAAGCTGGGAGCCAAACTGATATGGAAGGCGCCGCAAAATAAAcgcggcaatgtctattttaC TGGAACTGTTTTGAAGGAATATGGAACATTCTGGAGCGATATTGTCAACAAACTGCAAGCGGATTCACCGCAGTAA
- the LOC6649600 gene encoding probable phosphoserine aminotransferase, which produces MVINFAAGPAKLPEEVLKEVQTNLLNCNGSGISVMEMSHRSSNYAKVQDAALADLRELLNVPSNYKILLMQGGGTGQFAAVALNLIGITGTADYVITGSWSSKAAKEAAQYGKVNAVLPKAAKYTSVPRQSTWQLDPKASYVYYCDNETVEGVEFDFVPEVASNVPLVCDMSSNFLSRPIDISKFGVIFAGAQKNIGPAGVTVIIVRDDLIGKHLKSTPSILNFELMDKNNSLLNTPPTFGIYVMGLVFKWIKSNGGVAGMAELAKAKSKLIYETIDKSDGFYYCPLDTNVRSRMNVPFRIGSAAGNDALEKEFLAKAEADGMIQLKGHRSVGGIRASLYNAITLAETQQLANLMLAFYKNNKN; this is translated from the exons ATGGTTATCAATTTTGCAGCCGGACCCGCCAAATTGCCCGAAGAG GTGCTGAAGGAGGTGCAAACAAATCTGCTTAATTGCAATGGCAGCGGCATTTCGGTTATGGAGATGTCCCATCGTTCTTCAAATTATGCCAAAGTTCAGGATGCAGCCTTAGCCGATTTGCGGGAACTGTTGAATGTGCCCagtaattataaaatattgttaatgCAGGGCGGTGGCACTGGACAATTTGCTGCAGTTGCTCTGAATCTTATTGGCATTACGGGTACAGCGGATTACGTCATTACTGGCTCCTGGTCATCGAAGGCAGCCAAAGAGGCGGCTCAGTATGGCAAGGTCAATGCAGTCCTGCCCAAGGCAGCCAAGTATACATCGGTGCCCAGGCAGAGCACCTGGCAATTGGATCCAAAGGCTTCGTATGTCTACTACTGTGACAATGAGACAGTCGAAGGCGTTGAATTTGACTTTGTACCCGAGGTGGCATCCAATGTGCCGCTGGTCTGTGATATGTCCTCAAATTTCCTATCCCGTCCCATTGATATCAGCAAATTCGGTGTGATCTTTGCCGGTGCCCAGAAGAATATTGGGCCAGCCGGCGTAACAGTCATCATTGTGCGGGATGATTTGATTGGCAAACATTTGAAGAGCACCCCATCCATTCTTAACTTTGAACTGATGGACAAGAACAATTCTCTGCTTAATACGCCGCCAACTTTTGG TATCTATGTAATGGGACTGGTCTTCAAGTGGATCAAAAGCAATGGTGGTGTTGCCGGCATGGCTGAACTTGCCAAGGCCAAGTCCAAGTTGATCTATGAAACAATTGATAAATCCGATGGCTTCTACTACTGTCCACTGGATACGAATGTACGCTCGCGAATGAATGTTCCATTCCGTATTGGCAGTGCCGCCGGCAATGATGCTCTTGAGAAGGAGTTTCTGGCCAAGGCCGAGGCCGATGGCATGATACAGCTGAAGGGACATCGTTCTGTGGGCGGAATACGCGCTTCCCTTTACAATGCCATTACTCTGGCGGAGACTCAACAGTTGGCTAATCTCATGCTGGcattttataaaaacaataaaaactaa
- the LOC6649601 gene encoding guanosine-3',5'-bis(diphosphate) 3'-pyrophosphohydrolase MESH1, whose protein sequence is MYIMPHPSKKFMECLQYAAHKHRDQRRKDPQESPYVNHVINVSTILAVEAGIEDENVLMAALLHDVVEDTDASFADVEELFGGDICSLVREVTDDKTLEKQQRKRLQIANAAKTSSRAKLIKLADKLDNLRDLQINTPRGWTEERRVQYFVWAKQVVDQLRATNSILEEELDKIFKEQGLL, encoded by the exons ATGTACATAATGCCACATCCCTCAAAAAAGTTCATGGAATGCTTGCAATATGCGGCACACAAACATCGGGACCAACGCCGGAAG GATCCACAAGAAAGTCCTTATGTCAATCATGTGATAAATGTCAGCACGATACTGGCTGTGGAGGCGGGCATAGAGGATGAAAACGTTCTAATGGCCGCTTTGTTGCATGACGTCGTCGAGGATACGGATGCCTCGTTTGCAGATGTCGAGGAACTCTTCGGTGGCGATATATGCTCCTTGGTTCGCGAGGTAACCGACGACAAGACACTGGAGAAGCAACAAAGAAAACGTTTACAGATTGCAAATGCTGCCAAAACAAGCAGTCGGGCCAAACTCATTAAACTAGCAGATAAATTGGACAATCTAAGGGATTTGCAGATTAACACGCCTCGTGGTTGGACAGAG GAGCGTCGTGTCCAATACTTTGTGTGGGCCAAGCAGGTGGTGGATCAACTCCGTGCCACTAATAGCATCCTGGAAGAAGAGCTAGACAAGATCTTCAAAGAGCAAGGCTTACTttga
- the LOC6649602 gene encoding cytochrome c1, heme protein, mitochondrial: MTSKFLKFASKLLPNFATNKNLLGANAGRRGRGHGKLMALGGVVTGGIGLLLYALESSVDASSDCVHPPKHKWTDSGLLSALDKEGVRRGYQVYKEVCSSCHSLQYIAYRNLVNVCMTESEAKAEAEQITVRDGPNDDGEYFDRPGKLSDYLPAPYENEEAARSANNGAYPPDLSYIVSARKGGENYIFSLLTGYCEPPAGFVLQDGQYYNPYFSGGAISMSQIISNESVTYADPEIAASASQIAKDVCTFLKWTSEPESDERKKLLIKLVLMSTFLIGISYYIKRFKWSSLKSRKIFFVPAKGNETSEGNSNGNGNCGDH; the protein is encoded by the coding sequence ATGACTAGTAAGTTTCTTAAATTCGCATCTAAACTGTTGCCGAATTTTGCGACCAACAAGAACTTGCTTGGAGCAAATGCAGGACGACGTGGGCGTGGACATGGAAAGCTGATGGCCTTAGGCGGTGTCGTTACTGGCGGCATTGGACTGCTGCTGTATGCTTTGGAATCCAGTGTGGATGCTTCTAGTGATTGTGTGCATCCGCCAAAGCACAAATGGACCGACTCAGGTTTGCTCTCGGCCTTGGACAAGGAAGGCGTTCGTCGTGGCTATCAAGTGTACAAGGAGGTCTGCTCCTCTTGCCATTCATTGCAGTACATTGCTTACCGTAATTTGGTCAACGTTTGCATGACGGAATCGGAGGCCAAGGCAGAGGCTGAACAGATTACTGTCAGGGATGGACCTAATGATGATGGCGAATATTTTGATCGACCAGGAAAGCTAAGCGATTACTTGCCAGCACCCTATGAGAATGAGGAAGCTGCTCGCTCGGCCAACAATGGGGCCTATCCGCCGGATCTTAGCTATATTGTTTCGGCTCGTAAGGGTGGCGAAAATTATATCTTTTCCCTTTTAACCGGCTACTGTGAGCCACCGGCTGGTTTTGTGCTACAAGATGGACAGTACTATAATCCGTATTTCTCGGGTGGAGCCATTTCTATGAGTCAGATTATTAGCAACGAGTCGGTTACCTATGCGGATCCCGAAATTGCTGCTTCAGCTTCACAGATTGCCAAAGACGTTTGCACATTCCTCAAATGGACATCGGAGCCAGAGTCAGATGAACGCAAAAAACTGCTGATCAAGTTGGTCCTTATGTCAACTTTCCTAATCGGAATCTCCTATTACATCAAGCGTTTCAAGTGGTCTTCCCTAAAGTCACGCAAGATATTCTTTGTACCAGCCAAAGGAAATGAAACGTCCGAAGGTAACTCCAATGGGAATGGAAACTGTGGTGACCATTAG